The candidate division WOR-3 bacterium genome includes the window GAATCTTCTATTAAACATCTTACGTTGAAATTTTCGGCAAAACCTCCGTAATTTTTTACGACAGTTATAACATTTTCAGACCCAGGTGAAACATTCCCTTTCGGCGAAAGAATTTTAAACACGCCAACATCGTGATAAGTTGGAAGGTTTACAATTACAGGTCCAACATTGTCGAAAGCGGCATACCAGTCATAATTTCCGGCATAGACAAATGCGACCTGGAAACTGTCAGCGGTATAAACCGATAAATCAACCGAATCCCATGCGTTGTTGAAAGTAGTCGTATAATCTTTGATCTGGTTCCAGGCAGACCATGTGTTGGAATTGCAAGTCCTTAAAAGAACTCTTAAAAAATCATTCCCCGAATAGAAATCAAAACAAAAACCCCATTTCAGATAATTTCCAAGCGATCCGACAAAAGGAGGAGACACGGCAGTGTCGACAACAGAGGTTCCCGCGGCGTCAGAGTCAATCCACATACTGTAATTTCCGTGCGCCGGGCAGTAAAAAGATGTGTCATAACCAGCATTGTATTTCTGAACACCCCATGCTCTCGGGTATGAAAAATATATCGCTGTATGAGTCCAGTTTTGGAAAGTGCTGTCCTCAAAATTCCATGTTATCGTGTCTGAAGCCCTTGATAAAACTCTGTTGTCTGAGTCCTGTGGGCTGTAATCCAGAGAGAAGGCGTTTAAGCCTAAAAAACAGAGTATGACAAAAACAGTGCCTGGTTTCATGTTCTTCTCCTTTTGCAATTTGAACATAGTTCTCATATTGCCTTAAGCGATCATGCTCTTAATATTTTGATTTTACTTGGTTTTTAGTATATTATACAACAGTAAATATCCTGTTAAAAAAACCACTGAGGATTTATGGATAAAAATGGTTTTGTAGAATTGCTAAAATCCCGACGAGTTTCTCCTGAAATAATCGAAAGACAAGTTCAAGCGGTATCTGATTATGAAGATTTCCTCTTTTCCATGAATAAAATTTTAGATGCGGACAATTCCAAACCGGAGCACATGAGGTCATACATCGACAAATTGATCTCAGAAAACAACAACACACCCGAAAATATAATTGCACTGACAAGATACGCCTATTTTGCAAAAAACAACCCTGTTTACATTTCTTTGTTCGAGCTTCTTGACGGAGAAGAATCTTTAAGAAATTTATACGCAAAAACCGAAAAAGTATTGAACACTGAAATGAGAGACAAAATTTTCCATGGAGTAAACATTCCCCCTCTTGGTGCGTCAAACGCAGTAAAATCTGCAGCTGCATTGCGAATAATACAAAGAATGGACAAATTCGTCGACCACGTGAAAAGGAAAAAAATATTTTCGTCATGCCTTAGAGACCTTCCCGACTCCTACTATGACTCAGACAAGAAGCTTTTCAAAAAATATAAAAACATCGAAACGTTTCTAAAGATAAAAAGAGAAAATTTCATTAATGATTTGATAAATTTGAAAAACAAAGGCGAATTATTTTTCGGGCAGGAAATAGACGATGAAGTAATTGCCTACGTGGAAAGCGATACAGAAATTTCATCGGGACGCCTTAACAGAAACATTCTCTACGTGACAAAAATTCCTTTTAGAACAAAAAAATTTCTCTCTGAAAAAGACCCTATACTGAAACGCTATTATTACTGCCACTGCCCTTGGGTTCGGGAATCAATAAAGGAACCGGGGAAAACTGTGTCGGAAACTTTTTGCTATTGCAGCGGCGGCTTCCACAAAAAAATGTGGGAAGTAATTTTTGGCAAGGAACTAAATTTCGAGGTTTTAGAGAGCATCCTTAAAGGCGATTTGCGTTGCAGGTTTGCCATATACTTACCTGAATAACCGACGGAATTGTTTCTATCCCTTAATTTCATGTTCAAGATGGGTCAAGCCGTAGAGAAAAGTGTATATTAGGGTCAGCAAAGCTGAAAAAATCGCCGAAAATACAACCGATTGTATATTTATATTCGATAAAAAACTCATAATTATTCCGAAAGGGTTGAGTATCGCGTCCCAACTGTTGTGACGGACAAACCTTCCGATGTAAATAGCATAACTTCCCAGAAACATAGCAATAAACATGCAAACAAAACTCGCGTATTGATTGAATATCTGGTCTATTGTTTTCTTGACGATATACAAAGAGACAAAACCGATAAAAAAACCCGTCAGAATAAATATCAGATAAATAACGAGATCATACCAGACGAGAAAAGTGCCGCTGTTCCTGAAATGGATGAAGTCTGTCACCATGTAGGGCGCGTTCGGGAAAAACAAAAGCCAGACAAAACCAAAAAAGGGCATTAATACAATTTTCAATTTTTTAAATCTCAAGTAGGATGCCGCGTTTATCAATACCGAAAACAACAAAGGAGCCCAAGCGAGAAACAAATTCCAAACCAGATAAAGAAAAAAATATCTACCCGTGTATAGCCTTCTCACAAAAATCATTGCGCAACCTAAAATTGAAAGGGCGTAAAGAGCTGAAAAACTGATAATTGTGTATTTATAACGCCCCAGATTCTGACCCGTTACATGTTTTAAACTTTTCATGTTCGGCCCCTTGAATTTATTGGTTCCAAAAGT containing:
- a CDS encoding DUF1361 domain-containing protein — translated: MKSLKHVTGQNLGRYKYTIISFSALYALSILGCAMIFVRRLYTGRYFFLYLVWNLFLAWAPLLFSVLINAASYLRFKKLKIVLMPFFGFVWLLFFPNAPYMVTDFIHFRNSGTFLVWYDLVIYLIFILTGFFIGFVSLYIVKKTIDQIFNQYASFVCMFIAMFLGSYAIYIGRFVRHNSWDAILNPFGIIMSFLSNINIQSVVFSAIFSALLTLIYTFLYGLTHLEHEIKG